TCATGACCAAGCTCGATAACCTTAACGAACACTGAAGCCTGCTCGGCTCGGTTCGTTTAATACTCGCGAGCGCTCGTCGGGCGCTCGTTAACAGCGAAAAAAAGTAGTCCACAATAAGTTACTAAATATGACAAAATTACAGTGAATGATGCAAGTAATACCACAATAAGTTAATAACCATAAATCATGACAGTACGTAGACAAATAGTGCATATAACATACATGCTATAGCAGGATAGCAATAGTAATAACCATTACATGAATACTTCTAAATTTCCAGTTCCTCAAATAGAAGCAGTAAATGAAAGATTCAACAAGGCCAGTTAGGCAACACTACAATTAACATGCACATGCTGACAAGTGACACACCAGACATACCCATGCACTCAAGTTCAAGTAGCAGCCAGCAGCCTGAAGCTCTCAATCCACAAACCATGGTTCGATCGATCGACAAGAGACAGACTTAACGAGCAAACAAGCATACTCGTGAGTCTCGCCGGCTCGGCTCGTTAGGCTTTTTAGTGTTAATGTGTTTCATGAGTTGCTCTACTCTGTTTGTTAGTCTAATGAACCAAGCTCTAAACCAGCTGATCACCAAATGACCAGAGCTACTCGTCGAGTACCGAGTAAAAATGTCCAGACCTAGAGTTGGTGGAACGGGTCATTCATAACTTCATTTTATTGTGGAGCAGGAGTTGTGATTAATTCAAAAATGGAGAAAGATAAGACTACAAAACATTTCCCCAGTACTCACAGCTCTAGCTCCATAAAAAAAGTAGAGCTATGAATAAGCAGGTCCACCAAATCTTTggtattatggatcggagggagaaATCCATATTTGGTGGAGCTGTTTATTCATAGCTCCACTTTTTTGGCCCTTACAAGATTCATATTTCTCCTATATTATGAATGATACACTCCAagtattatggatcggagggagtagttgattTCTTTATACTATTTTGTATGTTTTTATTATTTAACATACTATGTACACAGAATTACGTCCCTTGATTCTTGGACAGGTAATCCGTGGCTTCAACTTCGTGGCATATTAATATGAACTCCTTAGTGATTAATGTGGTCAATTGGATTGAAACACATTAACCACTTAAGTTTTATTGAATTGGACCGATGTGGAAGAAACAATAACTATGAAGTTCTATGCATTATTGGTAAGAATCGTCTCACTTTTTGATGGGTGGACCAAATTATTGAATTTGTTGGAGCATTGGTGACATTCACATGAGAATAATCTGAACATTACCTAATGGATCTTTCGACTTATAATCGAGTGTCTAGCACTATAGCTACTTCAAGTGTCTACTATATTTTAGTTTGCTACTCATGCTCTTATTTAATAGGATGATTGAATAAGTTggaaaaaacaataataacGCTTGTATTCATTAcatcgtgtttttttttcctcctccaGATCGGGTCTTACATCATTGGCTGTCTGCGAGGGCTGGAAGCATTCCTATGGCTGTCTCGCCTTATTGCTCCTATGTTGTCGAAGATGGAGCGTACAACTATTGCGCCGCCTCAGCCTGATAAGCCTAAATATAAGGTGCATGTGTGGTGACTGTTGGCAGTCGAGTCTGATGTAGAGATGATGCAAACTAGAGAAATTACTTGTGGTCCTCAAATAGTGTAACGTTCTAATTTCCACATTGCCGGTTGGAGAGAAAAGAAGCTTGAAAGCGGCTGTTTCATTCCCTTTCTCAGCGGGGCAGCTTTGCAATTGCCTCATCGCCGCCTAGCGCTATCAGATTCCAGAGTAGACTTGCCTCACGTGATACCAGTGAAGAGCATGACAGTGGCGAAGTTTTAGCAGTACAACAATGAATATGTAGCACCTACGTGTGATAAGCTATAATTAATATATGTGCTTCAACCTAGCAGTATTCGTTTTTGCTAACAAGATATTCCTATCAGCCACCGCCCTCGGTGTTTTTGACTTATTCGTGATGGATAAAATAGGTGTCCTCTTGAAGTGAACAATGAGAATTAAACTATCACCCGATAAAGGAACACAGAGGTATCATGCCGCAATAGTTTACAATTCTGGCTGGAGGTGAAGTTTGCATGGTTGATATAATATATATCCTCTTGAAGTGAACAATGAGAATTAAACTACTTAGTATCATAAAGAAAACAAGTTATCTTCCCtcaaacaagaaaacaagttATCTGGGCGTTTGCAGCTGTCTCCAAGCATAAACTTGAAGCTATGCGACGACGTACCGGAGTATGTGCGGCCTCTGGGCATCCAATAAATCGCGTGGAAGATCTTCATCTCCACCGACACCTCCGCGGCGCCCACGCGCCACTCCGACACGAGCCGCCGGCGCACATCCTCGGTCAAGCCGACGTCCCACCCCCACGGCACCACCgtcagctccgccgccgcgccccttGGGACGCACAAGGCCGGCACGACATGGCTCCGCGCGATGCCGACGCCGGCGTAGGAGACCAGCGCCTCCCCGCCATTCAGGCACAGCGTGTGCACGGCGGAGGGGTTGGCGACGCGCACGGTGAGATTGAACGAGGGAGAGACCGTGCGGGCGTTAACGAGCCCCTCTACGTCGGCGAGATCCACGGAGAACTCGGCCAGCTCGTTGGGATCCGTGGAAAACATGAAGACGCCCATGGACAGGAATACGCCCCAGATGAGGATCGTGGAGAGGCTCAGTTGGGCTCTTAGCAGGAACCTATCCCAGCGCGTGGGAGCTAATTCCGTATAACCGGAAGTGCACGGCTCACCGGCGTCGTTGTTGATCGTCATCGCTGCCGCGGCGGACCGAAAGAGATCTAGGTTTGGTGGGGAGACGTGGGAGCGGGTTCACTTGAGACTCCAGAGGCTCGGAGTTCTCTTGCCGTCCCCGTACGTACGTTTTTACGTACCCCGGCCTCGTCTCTCACGTAACCTTGTTTGCAGCCGGCCGGAGTCTTGTTAGGTGTGATTTGAAGTAGTGCCTCTCTTTCGCTAAGACTAGGAGCAGTTAGTATCGATTTctgttatttatttattttcgctGACTGCTAGCTTGTTTCTGTTGATGCAGTCTGCAGTATTCATGATGAAGAATACTATTACTTACTCTGTCCAAcaaatttaactaaatttgaatgcatctatatatacactaaagtcatgtctagaaacatccaaattttgacaaatctgagacatcttttgttggacggagggagtacatctgtATGTGATTCAAACGATTGATTTCGTGCAAGCTATGCAGTCTGCTTGTATTTGAGTCCAGTTAGAGATGGAGAGTGGTCTTGTTCTTGGTTTGAACCGTTGAACGGATCTAGCTGATTTGAACTCAACCGCTTGCCAAGTCCACAAACTATAGACAAAAAATTGGTGTACGCCTGcacaatgtttttctttttcagagTTGAAGATATAGTATTAACTAGCAGGTGTGtccgcgcgttgctacgggtcaacaaaattacaaactatttatttctattttctaTGTGGGCAATTTatggcgccgtcgaggtcggcatgcgggtgtggtggcgtcggttgtaagacggagtaggagaaatcgtgaaaaaaaactgcatgaaaaaaaaacggacaatggcatattggttgtaattttaacgaaattaACCTACGGTGACgacgaccgtaccatcaccaccaactccaatttaatagatagttaTAGATTACTTGCGTTCACTGCATCAATGAACGAAAATAGCCCATCTGTCTATTAGATCATGTGCCAAAAGGAGACGCAAATgtgaaacacacacaaaaaagggACAAACATAATGATCTTTCTTGATAAATTACTTTGAAAATTATATGATCATGACATttaatttactactccctaGGGCGTATAACATTTGTTCACTGTCAtattttttaaagtttgaccaaacttACCAccaaaaatatcaacatctacTATTTCAaagaataaaaatatattttgcgCTAGATCTAGTGATCATGATTTGGGACTTCAAATGTTGTTtgtatctattactatctattaattTGGAGTCGGTGGTGATGGTTGGGTTCCGTAAgtcaacttcgttaaaatctattactatctattaaattggagttgttGGTGATGGTTGTGCTCCGTAAgtcaacttcgttaaaattacaaccaatatgccattGCCCGTTATTTTCTCTTCCTCCCGTCTTATTCACGATTCCTTTGTCAAACAAGCAAGCCCAAGCCCCCCAAGCCCGATGCGTGGGGCGTGCCCGCCTCCGAGCAAAGCCGCCAAGCCGCCGCTCGTTTCCCCTACTCTCCACCAccactgccgccgccagccGTCAGACCCCTTCCCGGCCTCCACCAACCACCTGCGCACCCCCTTGCAGCCAATTCCAGCCATCGGAGGAAGCTGCTCCCTCCGCCGCGGATGTAGAGGAAGGTTGCGCTGGCACCAAGGCTAAGCATCGGATCTACCAGTCGcccgacggcctcctccttcatCTGGCCGCCACCCGCCGGCcttctcaaaataaattatgacATAATACTTGTATCACTAcattcgttatcaaaagtattTCATTTCAtaatacttgtggtttcatgtcatacAAACCACAccttaacatagtaatttttggtcaaagccttgtcttaacgaaagcTAATATGACATATTTcaaagaacggagggagtatatccaTAACCTACACATGAATAACGGGACGACCCATCGGGTATATCCATAGGCTGATAGGCATAAACGTTGACACATAACCTAACTATCCAGGTCGGGTATCCATGGGCAGGCttactaaaaaaaacagcTCGTGGTTTTGTTTGTACgggttccgtagcaacgcacgggcacacctgctagttTGAGTAATTTGTCAGTTCACAAAAGTTATAAGCGGcgttatattttggaacgaaGTTAGTAGCTAGGCATTAAGAGTTTTTTGGTTTTGTCTCTTTCTTGTACCTAAACAAAACAATTGCCCAGTTTCACGGAACCACAATTTTTTGGGTGTCCTTCTCACGAGCCAAatattttgctaatttgttcgAAAATCACACATTCTGTGTCTAATTGTCTCCAGTTGCCCAAAAAATATGTATTAATTGTATGTAGTATAGGCAATAAACACACGTCGACGTCACTCGTCAGGAATTACATCTCCATCCAAAAAGGGGCCACATCTGAGGCCCAATTCTGCAACGCGAACACCGTGCATGGAGTTCCCTCCGCTCCGGCACCCATCATCGTCACCTTGCACCTCATCCACGTCGGCGTGGACGGTCGGTCGTCACTCCGGAACAGCCTGACGTCGACATCGAGCTCCACCGAGCCTTCACTACGCCGGTCCGCCGCCATGCGGTCTCGGAGCAACCTGGGCCGCTCCCTGTGCGTGCCTCATCTCCACCGTGCGGCGTCGCGTGGCTCTGCACCGCCCTCTGCTGCCGCGAAGGAGCCGTGGGCTTGGTTAGGATTCGACGGTGAGGTCACGGCGGTCGTCGGAGCCCATCTCCGGCGGCTTGCTGCAAGGCACGACCGGTCAAAAGATGTgctaattttcttttccttttttagaTTTGATTTGGAGTTGGGTGCAAAGTGCAAATATAGACTAAGATGAGGGGCTGGAGAAAAAAGAGTTCGTCTAACGTGGCGACTTAACTGTGGGCCCTACCTGTCGGTTTCGCTATGAAATAACCTAATCCGGGTCATTAggttttctgaaacaattaGGCCAAAACCTGTGGTTTTCTGTTGCAAACCCCAAAACTTGTGTCCccgtgaaaccctagccccaaaACCTGTGGTTTTCCGAAATTTACTCTCTTTCTTGTGCTGATTGCTAGCTTGTTTGTGTTGACAAGCAATGCAGTATGCAATATTCATGATAAagaatactactccctccgaccagaattacttgtcaaaatattacatgtatctagacgctttttaaacataggtgcatccatattttggcaaatttgagacaattaacaTGTATCGGAactcggagggagtagtactttctctgtccaacaaaaaatcttTCTTCGTAGCAGGATCAGGGGAAAGAATGGGAAAGACAATTTCACTATATTTCTTACCGGGAACAGGGCCTATCacaagaatattttttttatcgggACGATAACTCTGAAAAGAGAGATTTCCTATCTTTTCTTTCAACTCAGGGGAAATACGGTCGGGCGGCGCTAATTCGAATCCCTCGGGCAAAATAAGAACAGCACCCACATTTAACCCTCCCTTTTTCCCATTAGCAAGAACTTGTTTCAGTTGCATATCATAAGGAATTCAGAGAACTGCTTCAAATACAGTATCGGGAAGCACAGCTTGGGGAACTTCAATATCCACGGGCTTGCTAGCTAAATGGCAATTGGCTTCTCAACTTTGagtaaatttgaatgcatctttACACTAAGTCATTTTtacatacattcaaattttgacaaacttgaaacatcttttgttggacggagagagtacgtAATGCAAACGAATTGATTTCGTGCAAGCTATATATGCAGTCTGCTTAACTCGATCAGCTTGTATTTGAGTCCAGTTAGAGATGGAGAGTGGTCTTGTTCTTGGCAAagattttgctaatttgttctaaaaccacacattttgtgTCGGATTGTCTCAAGTTGTCAAAAAGTATGTATTAATTGTATATATCGGTATAGGCAATAAACACAGGCACGTGGACGTCACTCGTCAGGAATTACATCTCCATCCAAAAAGGGGCCACATCTGAGGCCCAATTCTGCAACGCGAACACCGTGCACTCCGCTCCGGCACCCGTCATCATCACCTTGCACCGCATCCACGTCGGCGTGGACGATCGGTCGTCACCCCGGAACAGCCTGACGTCGACATCGAGCTCCACCGAGCCTTCGCTACGCCGGTCCGCCGCCATGCGGTCTCGGAGCAACCTGGGCAGCTCGTCGTCGGCCCACGCCACGAACGTCACGGCCCGCACACCCCTGGCGTCCACGCAGAAGCGCGGCGTCCGGCCCCAGGCGACGGTGAAGCCGGAGTAGAGCACGGCCGCCTCGCCGTGGCGGTAGCATCTGTCGGCGCGTTTGCGGTTGGCGGCGTGCAAGGTGACGTTGAAAGCCGCCGGTGCTGCCGTTTGGAGGCTCCTGCTGCTGGCTTCTTCGGTGAGCTCGAGGGAGAATTTGGGAGGCAGGTTCTTGTAGAAGTAGGTGACATAGAAAAATATGCCCCAGATCCAAAGGTTTGTGTAGAGTGAAAATGCTCCACCTTTCAAGTCCTCGCGGAAGGAATCGCGACGCCGAGGCCTCGTTGAAGGCGCCATGCCGGCCGGTGACGGTGAGCTCGATCTCCTTTTTTTCAAGGTCGGCGTCGTTTGATTTGAAGTCTTGTTTCGATATGTTCtcaatatatatatgatcTTACTAGTAGTGCGGCTACGCGGTTGTTCGATCAGATATATCCCACATGAGCTCGgattattaattaatttgtcTCGTCGCGTCGTGCTCGATCGTAACTTCATCAATCTCTGAAAGAGATGTAACGGGATCCCAACTGACGACAGCATCTGAGCCATATATGCATCTCAACCGTGAGAACAAATAATCTGATTATTAATCGATTCTAATCAAGCCAACCGCGCCAGCCATGACCGTCCATGGAGACCACGACGCCGGCTTCAGCTATCCCACCTCCATCATCACCGTGACATGCGAATTCGCTGTGACGATCGCCTTCGCGGTCGTGATCCCGTGCTACTACATGTGGTACGACTTCCCTCCCGAGTTCTCCGTCCAGCTCCGGCCCGATGGCATCGGCCCAAAcggcccggccgccgcctccatctcaAGCGAAAACGCCTTCAACGTCACCCTGCGCGCCGACAACCGGCGTGCTACAGAAAGGTGCTACCGCGAAGGCGAGGCGGTGGTAACCTACGCCGGCTTCACCGTCGGCGCGTCGACCCGCACGCCGGACTTCTGCGTGCCACGGAAACAAGCGCGGGAGGTTCCGTTCCGTGTGGCGTGGGATTGGGTCGACGGCGTCGGCCCGGAGCACCTGCGTGACCGCTTCGCCGCGGCCGAGAAAGTCGGCGCCGTGGAACTCGAGGTCCAGCTGAGACTGGTCCAGGGAGACGACAAGCCAGTGTGGATGTGGTGCAAGGTGACGATGGGTACGGCGGGAGCGCGAGACAGCCCCTGCTCGGTGTTCGGTTTGCAGAATTGGTTGTCGGACTGGCCTAGGGCTATGATGCATCTGATGCAGTAGTACAGGCTTCTTCAGCGAATTATCCAAGATTACCGCTCaatccgttcctaaatacttgtcacaattttagtacaaacttgCACCACATGTCGctatttaggaacggaaggagtaattAATAGCGGTTCCTTTTAACTGGCACAACTGACAGGATAATTTTGTATGTCGCCCGTGCATCTGATCTTTTATTATGTTCCTCTACATGCGTGCATAGGAGCTAGCAATTTCTGTAAAATTATCATTTTGGATTTCTAGATGAACTACTAGGTATTTAGACACATATGTATGCACTTGGTTGCTTCTTGCACTTGTTGATATATGATggaagttttttttgtgtgaaacAATTAAATTAAGATGCACTGTATACTTTTATTGCACTTTCAGATATTTGTATGTGAACAGGGACGGAGGCGGGAGAAGATAGGGAGGGTCATAATAAAAAGTAAAGCTTATAGGATAAAATTGCAAAAGTTATGCAGGGGTATAAGTAAAAATTCCAAATCATAGGGAGGGCCAATGCCCCTGCTGGCCCAAGTCCTGCCTCCACCACTGTATGCGACCAAATTTTGTCAAGGCTGAAAATGAGCAGATTTTGTATGGGGATGTTTTCTTGTCTAAAAGAGCAGATTTTGAATTGTGAAACTGAAAGTGAACTATGCACATATAGTCCGGATCTTCAGTGAGATCCACATTGGCCATATCATATATATAGTAGCCATCAGAGGGGTGGCGTGGCCATGGAGTTGGATTTTGTAAGCAGAGGACGCTTAGTAGATACCAGACATACTCACTTTTGTTTTTGACGAAACAGTTGCAGTGAGCTATTTATTGCCAATAGGGGGTTGAGAGAATCGACCCCAGGAGaaaatacacaagaaaatacAAAGAAAGTGAACGAGAATAAGGGAGAATTTAGTCCActaggaagaaagaaaatcagaaaaatcaaGGTACATCGTCTAGTCCCGAAACCAGTTCGCCTAGACCGGCGCCGGCCTGGGTCCAAAGGGCAGCCTCCTCCTTGATGAGGATGCACGTGGCAGAGAGTCGGAGAAGTTTGTGCTGGAAGATTCGTCGGTTCCGTTCCTTCCAAGTTTCCCACATGGTAAGAAGAATTAACGATGCCGTGGCCTTAGCACGCGGCTTGCCCAGCACATAAGCATATGAGGTATGCCCCGTCCACCGAGAATTGATCGAAGATATATCCCACCAGGATGAAGGATGAAGCAAGGGTGAATTGAAGCGATTGGCAATCAAAGTCCATATGGTTCTAGAGAACCGGCAGTCGACGAAAGATGTGAGCAGTTGTTTCCTCCACAACTGGAAATTCAGACGTACTCACTGAATTTCCAGGTTATCACATCTTGCTCATCTGACGACGGGTAGACATCCTTCAAGCAATTCCAAAGATTGACAAACTCGAAAAGCAGACGAGCACTCGGCTCGCGGACACCCAACGACGATTCATCATGGCATCCATGACCAAGAGAGAAGGCGTAGAACTTCTTCAGATTTTACTGGACCTATCGGTAACATAATTATTTTAGAAGTTTGTGCATTCCAAAATTATAGTTCGTCGTGTTAATTAGCTAGCACTTGATCCTGAGAGGTATTTCTGCATTAATATTCCACGATTAAATTAGTTTGACGATTAAAATCACTGCTCCACATATTCATGAATATTTTCTACTCTCctttccaaaataagtgacaacctatataaatccacgtcatttatttcGAGACGGaacgacggagggagtacaaagttCCGAAAAATCACACAAATCTTAGGAAGCGATTTAGATACACTTGTAAACGGCTAGTTACTGATTAAGCTAGCCTGCGCATACACCCAGAGCGCTGCCCAGCATCTAGCTGCACGTCGCGGGTGAAGGGCTGCGAGGCAATGACCAAGTCAACCTGGAGCATCGCCACACCCCATCTGCGCTCCGCCGTGAAGAGGCGGAACAGGTCCTGCGGCAAccccacggcgccggcgcccgtcACGTTCACCGCCACCGCGACGGCCTCCTCGCCCATCACCCGGAACCTCGGCGTGCGCCCGCGCGCGAGGGGCACGCCCGCGTAGGAGACCTccacgtcgccgccgcagTGCCGCAGCGAGCAGACGTGGCCGTTGTCGACGTACAGCGTGAGGTcgaaggccggcgaggccgcgCCTGCAGGATCTGTGGCCGGCTGGAGCCCCCTGAAGGCGACCAGCTCCAGGGAGCACATGGCCGGCCTGTCGCCGAGGTAGCGcgggtcgtcgtcgtcccagCCGGAGGCGCAGGAGTTTTGCTGGGGACTCGGCGGCGAGCGCAGTATGGAGGCCATTGCGAGACAGAAGCACGCGTAGAGAAGCGGCGCTATTACCCaagcgcagcagcagctctgGATGGCGGACTCGCCGTCGCGTTTTTTATCCATCGCGCGCGATCGGGCACGGCCAAGGTGTCCGTAAGGAAGAAGACACAggggagagcggcggcgcggttaATAACTTGCAGCCAAAACGAATTCTGTTTCGTTCATGCACGTAAATCGGACGTTGGTAGGGTGGAGTACACAATACAAGTTCGTAACAGCTTACAACTTGATCTTCTTTACAAACGAATGCATCTACGATATCCCTTTGGAATTTAGATTCCTACGAAAATCCTCTGTTGCCCACTCTGCGCCACCAACTTTTCCACCTCTCGCGAGTCCAAAGTCGCAACGGAGTCCCTTTCGCGCAAAAGCCCTTGCTTTTTACTCCAACGTCCGCCTCCGCTCCCTTCCCTAGTTCCCTTCCCCTCTCCCCTGAAACCCCACCTTTGTATGGGCAAGCgcctcccggccgccgccctagCCGCCGCGTTCCGTCCCTACGCCCGCTCTTCCCCCATCGCCAGTAAGGCAGCGAAGCCACCGACCGCCCCGCTGGATACGCCCAGGAAcgccggagccggcgccggggccaGCTCCGGACGGGCCGAGGTACGGGatttggcggcggcgtgcgggaTGCAAGAGCACGAGCGGGTGCCGCTGGGGGAGGTGGTTTTGGACTGCACAAAGCGGTGGTTCCAGGACTCCCTCAAGGAGGCGcgcgccggcgacgccgccaTGCAGGTGCTTGTCGGCCAGATGTACCGCAGCGGCTACGGCGTCAACAAGAACGAGCACAAGGTTAGCCCTTCCGTCGCTTTCGCTCCGACTTTTTGTGGAATATATGGAGTAAAAGGACCCGCCTTTATAAGGGATTTGGTTCTGGATACTTGGCCTTGGAATATGACACAAATCTTGATTTCATTAGTCTTGAGTGGTTTCGATTTGGATCAGTATATTTAGATTTCTGGGCTAGAATTGCATGTGACGCTGTTACTGTTGTGCTAAATCTTACATATTCTCCATCATAATTCTTATGTAATTATTGTCAGAACTTCTTAAGTGAACCTGTATGTATTTAGCTGGGTCCTTGGCTACTTGCTGTACTGCCGTTACAAACTTACATTGCTTGTCAATGAAGAAAGCTGTTTAATTGAACTGGTGAGGCTGTTCACCGATACTTCACGTTACATGAAATTAGATCCATGCAAATCGAACAATAACCTGTTTGATCACACCAAGCATGTAACATCATTAATAGCCAAATGAAAATAGAAGCAAAATCAGAATGCTGTGGGTAATCACAAGGTTCTAAAGCTTGCTACTTGCTGGATCTCCTCACCTTGTAGCTGGGTGCTTAGCTTTGTAACTGTTTTTCCTATTTAAATTTGGATGTTTTAATTTACACACACCCTCAACACTTGCCCTGGTTTAACTTCCACTCTCAACTTCTGTTTGCAACTTAGCCTGTTATGCCACTTAAATTATCCTAATTGTTTTTGTTAGCTTTACGAGAGCACGTAATGGGCTTGGTGGTGGGCTGTGGGCCGAACTGAGTAGTGGGTACTGATTAGTGAGTACAATCGTGCTGTATGTCCGCCCACAACCAAGTAACCACCTTGTAAAAAGATAATTACATGAATAAGCACCAGATTAACCCTCTTAAACTTGTTTAACTAATTGGTCTAATTGGTTGTGCATCCTTGTAATCTAAGAGGGGACCTTTTATCAGTATTTGCTCAGTAGACATGATTAAAGAACATTGGATTTTCATGATTCTTGTTATAGGAGGGCATGAAAGACGTAGGCCAGTAGGAGCCAGATTCATCCTACAAGTCTATGCTGCTTATGTTGTTGATCATTTGTTCTTaaaacttgcgcaagtgtgtTCTCATGGTTACTGAAAGAAACACTGTACAACTATTTGTTCTGGTCCTGTTTATAAGCCCACTTCATTGATTTTCATTTACACTAAGGTTATGGAAGTACAAAGCAAAGACGGATTGTATTACTAGTAAATGGAAATACTTCTATGATAACTCAAGGCACTGCAACAGAGATGTATTGTGAATTCTATAGCACAAATGTTAGGTTAAACTGAATCTTAAAGATATCTATGAATGTGCCAAATTTATGTCACACGCTTTTTTTGAGATGAACTTGTGCTACAAAATTTAGCCTGACAGTAATATGAAAATATAGGTGTCTTCTTCTGTTCTGAAAAGAAAGTTGTTAGTGAAAAGCCAGTCATTTAGTGTTCTAGCTGAAGTCTCAGTTCCCTATTTCTATTGAAGTCATGTACTCTTTCTTGGTGTAGTATTGCTACAAATTTCTGATTGATTAGCTAAGAACATTTTTCATTGTATAATATAGGCTAGAATTTGGATGGAGAAAGCATCAAGATATCGATCTACAGTCTGGAAAGTCAGCAATAAACGCCCAGGTTAGCTGTCCCTGCCTACATTCAGAGTTCCTTCCGTATCTTTGACTTGCTTTAGGTCTGTTTGCTGGGCCTAACAGGTAGTTTTGTTGTAGGATACAATGCTAGTGACTCAGACACGGATGATATTcaggaaacaagcaaataatgAA
This is a stretch of genomic DNA from Brachypodium distachyon strain Bd21 chromosome 1, Brachypodium_distachyon_v3.0, whole genome shotgun sequence. It encodes these proteins:
- the LOC112270208 gene encoding uncharacterized protein LOC112270208, which codes for MTVHGDHDAGFSYPTSIITVTCEFAVTIAFAVVIPCYYMWYDFPPEFSVQLRPDGIGPNGPAAASISSENAFNVTLRADNRRATERCYREGEAVVTYAGFTVGASTRTPDFCVPRKQAREVPFRVAWDWVDGVGPEHLRDRFAAAEKVGAVELEVQLRLVQGDDKPVWMWCKVTMGTAGARDSPCSVFGLQNWLSDWPRAMMHLMQ
- the LOC100845835 gene encoding uncharacterized protein LOC100845835, whose translation is MGKRLPAAALAAAFRPYARSSPIASKAAKPPTAPLDTPRNAGAGAGASSGRAEVRDLAAACGMQEHERVPLGEVVLDCTKRWFQDSLKEARAGDAAMQVLVGQMYRSGYGVNKNEHKARIWMEKASRYRSTVWKVSNKRPGYNASDSDTDDIQETSK
- the LOC100835603 gene encoding uncharacterized protein LOC100835603, whose protein sequence is MASILRSPPSPQQNSCASGWDDDDPRYLGDRPAMCSLELVAFRGLQPATDPAGAASPAFDLTLYVDNGHVCSLRHCGGDVEVSYAGVPLARGRTPRFRVMGEEAVAVAVNVTGAGAVGLPQDLFRLFTAERRWGVAMLQVDLVIASQPFTRDVQLDAGQRSGCMRRLA